The genomic segment GGGCCTACCCGCGGACGAGAGCACGCCGTCCGACAAGAAGAAGGTCATCATTCTCGGCGGCGGTCCCAACCGCATCGGCCAGGGCATCGAGTTCGACTATTGCTGCTGTCACGCCTGCTTCGCGCTGCATGACGCCGGCTACGAATCCATCATGGTCAACTGCAATCCCGAGACGGTGTCGACCGACTACGACACCGCCGACCGGCTCTATTTCGAGCCGCTCACCGCCGAGGATGTGCTGGAGATCATTGCCAAGGAACGCAGCAAGGGCACGCTGCACGGCGTCATCGTGCAGTTTGGCGGCCAGACGCCGCTGAAGCTGGCGCGCGCGCTGGAAGCCGCCGAAGTGCCGATCCTCGGCACCTCGCCCGACGCCATCGACCTCGCCGAGGACCGCGACCGCTTCAAGCGCGTGCTCGACAAGCTTCGCCTCAAGCAGCCGAAGAACGGCATCGCCTATTCGGTCGAGCAGGCTCGCCTCGTCTCTGCCGATCTCGGCCTGCCGCTGGTGGTGCGCCCGTCCTACGTGCTCGGCGGCCGCGCGATGCAGATCATCCGCGAGGAGAACCAGCTCAACGATTATCTGCTCGGCACGCTGCCGGAGCTGGTGCCGGCCGACGTCAAGGCGCGCTATCCGAACGACAAGACCGGGCAGATCAACACCGTGCTCGGCAAGAACCCACTGCTGTTCGACCGCTATCTGTCTGACGCCACGGAAATCGACGTCGACTGCCTCTGCGACGGCAAGGACACCTTCATCGTCGGCATCATGGAGCACATCGAGGAAGCCGGCATCCATTCCGGCGACAGCGCCTGCTCGCTTCCGCCGCACTCGCTCGATGCGAAGATGATCGAGGAACTGGAGCGGCAGACGCGCGAGCTCGCGCTCGGCCTCGACGTCATCGGCCTGATGAACGTGCAATACGCCATCAAGGACGGCGAGATCTACGTGCTCGAGGTCAATCCGCGCGCCTCGCGCACCGTGCCGTTCGTCGCCAAGGTGGTCGGCACGCCGGTCGCCAAGATCGCCGCGCGCATCATGGCCGGCGAGAAGCTCGCCGATTTCAAGCTGAAGAAGGCGACGCTCAAGCACGTCGGCGTCAAGGAATCGGTCTTCCCGTTCGCACGCTTCCCCGGCGTCGACACCGTGCTCGGTCCGGAGATGCGCTCGACCGGCGAGGTCATGGGCATCGACCGCTCGTTTGCGGTGGCCTTCGCCAAGAGTCAGCTCGGCGGCGGAACGCGGGTGCCGCGCAAGGGCACGGTGTTCGTCTCGGTGCGCGAAAGCGACAAGACGCGCATTGCGGATGCCGTCCGCGAATTGCATTCGCTCGGCTTCAAGGTGCTGGCGACCTCGGGCACCGCACGCTTCCTGACCGACCAGGGCATCCCGACCGAGAAGGTGAACAAGGTGCTGGAGGGGCGGCCGCACATCGTCGATGCCATCACCAATGGCGACGTCCAGCTCGTCTTCAACACCACCGAAGGCCCGCAGGCACTGGCCGACAGCCGCTCGCTGCGGCGCGCGGCCCTCTTGCATAAAGTGCCATATTACACCACTCTTTCCGGGGCCGTGGCGGCCGCGCAGGGCATCCGCGCCTATCTGGGCGGGGACCTTGAGGTTCGTACCCTGCAGAGCTACTTTTCGGAAACCTGATCGCTAGCGGCAGCGAAGCTTCCGCTAAGTGATTGGCAATGAAGCCACAATGGCCGGAGGAACTGTCCGGCCAGGTGGCAGTTCTGTTCCGGCGCTAAAGCCCATATCTGTCAAGGTCCGGAAGCCCCTCTTTGGGCTCTGGAGGACTGACGAATCAAGGTTGCGGCGCCCATCCGCATTCTGGGGCGCACGATCGAAGGACGAGAGAGACGATGGAAAAGGTTCCGATGACCCAGGCCGGCTTTGTCGCGCTCGGGGAAGAATTGAAGCAGCGCCAGTCCGTGGACCGTCCGCGGATCATCGAGCATATCGCCGAGGCGCGCTCGCACGGAGACCTGTCGGAGAACGCGGAATATCATGCCGCGAAGGAAGAGCAGTCGCACAATGAGGGCCGCATTGCCGAGCTCGAGGACAAGCTCGCGCGCGCCGACATCATCGACATCTCCAAGCTCTCCGGCGACACCATCAAGTTCGGCGCCACCGTGACGCTGGTCGATGAGGACACCGAGAAGAAGACGGTGTGGCAGATCGTCGGCGAGGTCGAGGCGGACGCCAAGAAGGGCCGCATCTCGATCACCTCGCCGCTCGCACGCGCCTTGATCGGCAAGAAGAAGGGCGCCACGGTCGAGGTCAACACGCCTGGCGGCGCCAAGGCGTACGAGATCACCAAGGTTGAGTGGCGGTAAGGATTTGCCGCTGCGCTGACGTTTCGAAAAGGCCGCGCGACGCGCGGCCTTTTTGCTTCTCTTCACCTCTCCCCGTAAGAACGGGAGAGGGAGAAGACCCTCACCGCCGCCCCTTCACCTCCAGCGGCACCGCCGCCTCGTATTTCGAATTGTGCAGCACCAATGACGTACGCACGTTGCGCACATGCGGTGCGGCGGTTAGGTGCGTGACGAAATCCTGGAAGGTCGCCATGTCGGGGGCGACGCATTTCAGGATGAAATCGACCTCGCCGGACAGCATCCAGCATTCCCGCACCAAAGGCTCGGCGCGGACGAACTCCTCGAACGCGCGCAAATCCGCCTCGGCCTGACTGGACAGGTGCACGGCGGCGAAAACGGTGACGTCGAAGCCCAGCTTGCGTGCGTCCAGGAGGCCGCGATAGCCGTGGACATAGCCCTCCTCCTCCAGCGCCCGGACGCGGCGCAGACAGGGGGGCGGCGAGATGCCGACGCGCTTGGCCAACTCGACATTGGTGATTCGACCGTCGGCCTGAATCTCGGCGAGAATTTTGAGGTCGATCTCGTCTAGGTTCCGCGACACGTGATTGGAACTCCTGGCCTTTGCGGCGGTATTGGGTGATTTGTCGAAATCCTCATAGCCTAACCAGCACAGCTAGCGCAATTTTATTGCGCGTGCAGCGCAATCGACTTTTGTTCCCTGTTGGAAAAATCCGCCGAGAGGGAATGCAATTCTTGCATGGCTCGCCAGAAGGCTTAGATTAGCTCTGATATTTCAGCGCCTCCGCGAGGCCTCCCGGCACATTCCGCGCCCGCGCTGCAAATCCCCCGTGAAAGGCGTCCATCGAAATGTCCGCTCCTGTTCATGCAAAGGTCGTCATCATCGGCTCCGGCCCGGCCGGCTATACCGCCGCGATCTACGCCGCGCGCGCGATGCTGGAGCCGATCCTGATCCAGGGCATCCAGCCCGGCGGACAGCTCACCATCACCACCGACGTCGAGAACTATCCCGGCTTCGCCGACGTGATCCAGGGCCCCTGGCTGATGGAGCAAATGGAGAAGCAGGCGGTCCATGTCGGCACCAAGATCGTCACCGACCTGGTCACCAAGCTGGAGACGGCGCGGCGGCCGTTCCGCCTCACCTGCGACAGCGGCGACGTCTATCTCGCCGAGACCGTGATCCTGGCCACCGGCGCGCAAGCGCGCTGGCTCGGGCTGCCGTCGGAAGCCAAGTTCCAGGGCGGCGGCGTGTCGGCCTGCGCCACCTGCGACGGCTTCTTCTACCGCGGCAAGGAGGTGATCGTGGTCGGCGGCGGCAACACCGCGGTCGAGGAAGCCCTGTACCTCACCAACCATGCCTCGCAGGTCACGATCGTTCATCGTCGCGATCACTTCCGGGCCGAGCGCATCCTGCAGGAGCGTCTGTTCAAGCATCCGAAGATCAAGGTGATCTGGGACGCCGCCGTCGACGAGATCTGCGGCACCGAGAACCCCAACAAGGTCACCCATGTCCGGCTCAAGAACGTCAAGACCGGCGCGCTCACGGACGTGAAGGCCGACGGCATCTTCATCGCCATCGGCCATGCGCCGGCGACCGAGCTCGTCAAGGATCAGGTCAAGCTGAAACCCTCGGGCTATATCGAGGTCGCCCCGAACTCGACCGCGACCTCGGTGCCCGGCCTGTTCGCCGCCGGCGACGTCGCCGACGAAACCTATCGCCAGGCCGTGACGGCCGCCGGCCTCGGCTGCATGGCCGCACTCGAAGCCGAACGTTTCTTGGCCCTTCGCGCCAGCGAGCGCGCGGCAGCGGAATAGAATCATGCCCCGAACACGCGACGGATTTACGGATATGGACTGGGACAAGCTGAAGGTGTTTCACGCCGCGGCGGAAGCGGGCAGCTTCACGCATGCGGGCGAGCAGCTCGGCCTGTCGCAATCGGCGGTATCGCGCCAGGTCTCGGCGCTGGAGCAGGAGCTCTCGGTCTCGCTGTTCCACCGCCACGCCCGCGGCCTGATCCTCACCGAGCAGGGCGACCTGTTGTTCCGCACCGCGCATGACGTGTTCATGCAGCTGCAGGCGGCGCGCGCCAAGCTGACCGACAGCCGCGAGCGGCCGAGCGGCGATCTCAAGATCACCACCACGCCCGGCGTCGGCATCAACTGGCTGATCCCGCGGCTCGGCGAATTCACCGCGCTCTATCCCGAGATCCGCATCTCGTTGATCGTCACCGACGAGGAGCTCGATCTGTCGATGCGCGAGGCGGACGTTGCGATCCGCACCCGCAAGCCGACGCAGCCGGATCTGATCCAGCGCAAGCTGTTCGCGATGGGCTTCCACGCCTATTGCTCGCCGGAATACATCAAGCGCTTCGGCACGCCGCGCACGCTGGAGGAGCTCGACTCCCACCGCATCATCACGCTGTCGGACGGCAACTTCGCGCCGCACCTGCAGAACCGCAACTGGCTGATCGAAGCCGGGCGCAACGGCTCGGGTCCGCGCGAAGCCTATTTCAAGGTCAACAACATCCTCGGTCTCGTGCGCGCCTGCGCGCAGGGCCTCGGCATCGCCGCCCTGCCCGATTACCTGGTCGAGGAGCAGAGCAAGCTCGTGCAGCTGTTCGGCGAGTCGGATTCGATCCAGCTCGACACCTACTTCGTCTATCCCGAGGAGTTGAAGACGGTCGCGCGCGTGCAGGTGTTCCGCGACTTCGTGGTGAGCAAGGCGCAACGCTGGCCGTCCTGATTTCCGCATGTCTGACATGCGGCCTCGGCTGTTGCTGCAAGGCACTCGGCAAGCTCATAATGTTTGCACGCTGAGCCTTCGCGTTGCGCATTTGTCCCCCTCCTCCAGTGGCGCGGGAGTTCAGTAATCCCTCTTGGAAGGTGATTGTGTCGGCCTCACGTGGCCAATACCTAAGCCGGGCCCTCGGGTCCGGCTTTTTTTCGTCAAAATGTGGCTTCGCGCTCCGCGTGTATTGACAGTTCCACCTATCCCCCGCATCATTTCCGAATGATCACGAAGTCGTGCGCAATCTCGTTCGAGGCCATCGTCTCGAAAAAA from the Bradyrhizobium sp. WBAH42 genome contains:
- the greA gene encoding transcription elongation factor GreA; the protein is MEKVPMTQAGFVALGEELKQRQSVDRPRIIEHIAEARSHGDLSENAEYHAAKEEQSHNEGRIAELEDKLARADIIDISKLSGDTIKFGATVTLVDEDTEKKTVWQIVGEVEADAKKGRISITSPLARALIGKKKGATVEVNTPGGAKAYEITKVEWR
- a CDS encoding Lrp/AsnC family transcriptional regulator, which encodes MSRNLDEIDLKILAEIQADGRITNVELAKRVGISPPPCLRRVRALEEEGYVHGYRGLLDARKLGFDVTVFAAVHLSSQAEADLRAFEEFVRAEPLVRECWMLSGEVDFILKCVAPDMATFQDFVTHLTAAPHVRNVRTSLVLHNSKYEAAVPLEVKGRR
- the trxB gene encoding thioredoxin-disulfide reductase — its product is MSAPVHAKVVIIGSGPAGYTAAIYAARAMLEPILIQGIQPGGQLTITTDVENYPGFADVIQGPWLMEQMEKQAVHVGTKIVTDLVTKLETARRPFRLTCDSGDVYLAETVILATGAQARWLGLPSEAKFQGGGVSACATCDGFFYRGKEVIVVGGGNTAVEEALYLTNHASQVTIVHRRDHFRAERILQERLFKHPKIKVIWDAAVDEICGTENPNKVTHVRLKNVKTGALTDVKADGIFIAIGHAPATELVKDQVKLKPSGYIEVAPNSTATSVPGLFAAGDVADETYRQAVTAAGLGCMAALEAERFLALRASERAAAE
- a CDS encoding LysR family transcriptional regulator, with the protein product MPRTRDGFTDMDWDKLKVFHAAAEAGSFTHAGEQLGLSQSAVSRQVSALEQELSVSLFHRHARGLILTEQGDLLFRTAHDVFMQLQAARAKLTDSRERPSGDLKITTTPGVGINWLIPRLGEFTALYPEIRISLIVTDEELDLSMREADVAIRTRKPTQPDLIQRKLFAMGFHAYCSPEYIKRFGTPRTLEELDSHRIITLSDGNFAPHLQNRNWLIEAGRNGSGPREAYFKVNNILGLVRACAQGLGIAALPDYLVEEQSKLVQLFGESDSIQLDTYFVYPEELKTVARVQVFRDFVVSKAQRWPS